A window of the Trichoderma asperellum chromosome 4, complete sequence genome harbors these coding sequences:
- a CDS encoding uncharacterized protein (EggNog:ENOG41) — MPSSSSSSSNPTVLSPSTPSELLQYIVTHHRHPTTILIGWPKHTFVEALAEDVNLQLYLQAQTAAENSDRNKEETPLLSPNHPLQRKTLLQTAVSRHIRLLFVPSSTHLRAFLGTFSASDSKISPPPSQSSSLSSLSDANVSEPPMLIVYGFLELHRDSIEWSAQGIGTTATYLIEAAARNSFRAAVVEPRGAMGFDTLDEFLDESVPILSGTDMKSDGTWSGRTVPVKRVLARWFEFERQDRG; from the coding sequence atgccatcatcatcatcttcttcttccaatcCTACAGTCCTCTCTCCATCTACTCCATCCGAACTCCTCCAATACATCGTCACCCATCACAGACACCCAACCACAATCCTCATCGGATGGCCCAAGCACACATTCGTCGAAGCCCTCGCCGAGGACGTCAACTTGCAGCTCTACCTCCAAGCACAAACAGCAGCCGAGAATAGCGacagaaacaaagaagaaacaccATTACTATCTCCAAATCATCCTCTACAGCGCAAAACTCTGCTTCAAACCGCCGTCTCACGGCACATCCGTCTCCTATTCGTCCCCAGCAGCACTCATCTCCGCGCTTTTCTCGGTACTTTTTCCGCCTCAGATTCCAAAATATCGCCTCCGCCATCACagtcatcatcattatcatcattaTCGGACGCAAATGTTTCCGAGCCGCCAATGCTCATTGTCTACGGCTTCTTGGAACTTCACCGCGACAGCATCGAGTGGTCAGCTCAAGGCATCGGCACCACAGCGACGTATCTCATTGAAGCAGCTGCGAGAAACTCCTTCAGAGCAGCTGTGGTAGAGCCCAGAGGTGCCATGGGTTTTGATACTCTGGACGAGTTTTTGGATGAAAGCGTGCCCATTTTAAGCGGCACTGATATGAAGAGTGATGGGACGTGGAGTGGACGCACAGTTCCGGTTAAAAGAGTGCTCGCTCGCTGGTTCGAGTTTGAGCGGCAAGACAGAGGATGA